The genomic DNA GCGCTGGCCCTGCACCGCGCCCGTGCCCGGCTGTTCGTGACGGTAGAGGAGTTCCGCGGCCGCCGCCCCGCCGAAGAACTCGCCGGGCTGCTGCAGCGCGCGGGCGGGACCGACCCGGGAACGGCAGCCAGCGTTGAACGGGTCCTGGTAGTGCGGGATACACCCTCCCGGCGGCCCCTTCCCCGGGTGCCCGGCGGCCCGGAGTTCGCTGACTGGACGGACACTCTGGAACGTGCACGGCCGGACCACCGGGTGCTGGCGCAATATGCACCGGCGGCCAGGGACGCCGCGCAGCTTCTGTTCACCTCCGGCACGTCCGGCGAGCCTAAGGGTGTTGTGCACCGCCATTCCACGCTCAGCCGGGCCGCCGCCATGGAAGTGACCCATCTGGGCCTGACCAGTGATGATGCCGTCTTCATCCCCTCCCCCCTAGCCCACCAGACCGGCTTCCTGTACGGCATGTGGCTTTCCTTTGTCCTGGGCTGCCCGCAGGTCCTGCAACCCGTCTGGGATGCAGAGCGCGCCCTGGCGCTGATGAGCGGCTGGCGGGCCACGTTTGTCCAGGCTGCCACCCCGTTCCTCTCGGATCTGGTCCGGGCGGTGGATACGGGTGCGCCGGCACCCTCCAGTCTGCGGATCTTCGTGAACACGGGCGCTGCCGTTCCCCGGCATCTGGCTGAGCGTGCCACCCGCGTCCTCGGTGCCCGGATTTGCGGCGCCTTCGGCACCACGGAAACCTGCCTTGGCACCCTGGCTTCCCCGCGGGACGAACCGGTGAAGGTGTGGGGCACCGACGGACGCGCACTGGCGGGGGTGCAGACACGGATTGTCGACGACGACGGGAGGCTCCTTCCTGACGGGGTCGAAGGCAACTTCGAGCTGGACAGCCCGACTGTCTTCGAGGGCTACCTTGACCGCCCCGACCTGACCAAGGAAGTCTTTACCGAAGACGGCTGGTACCGCACCGGCGACACCGGCGTCATCGATGCGGACGGATTTCTGCGCATCACCGGCAGGGTCCGGGACATCATCAACCGCGGAGGGGAGAAAATCCCGGTGGCTGAGATTGAGCAGTTGCTGTACCGGCATCCCGCCGTAGCTGACGTGGCACTCGCGGCCATGCCGGATGACCGGCTGGGTGAGCGGGCCTGCGCCTTTGTGGTTCCCGCGCCGGGAAACCTGCCCCGGCTGACAGACCTCACCGCGTTCCTGGACGGACACCAGGTGTCCAAGCACTATTGGCCCGAGCACCTTCACCTGCTGGAAGATATTCCGCGCAACGCGGTGGGCAAGGTGCAGAAGTTTCTGCTGCGTGAAATGGCACGCAGTTTCACCGACGGTGACAGTGTTTCTTCCGCTTTACCCTCCCCGGATCGGAGCAGCTTGTGAGCGTCACCGGCATCACCGCAGACGGCAGGGGCAGCAGCGTTTCCGACACCCGGTACCGTGAGCTGCTTTCAGCCGTCACGTCCTGGGTGGAGGGGCCCGGCGAGGAGTGGGCCGGACGCATTGAGGCCACCGGGCAGGTTCCTGACTCGCTGTGGAAGGAGCTGCGCGAGGCAGGTTTCCTCTCCCTCGCAGCGCCCGTGGGACTGGGCGGACAAGGGCTGAGCTTTGTGCAGTGGATGGGGCTGATGGAGGTTTTCTCCCGTTCCCACGCCTCCGTGCGCATGATCGTGCACGTGGTCAACGGCACCTGGCGTGCCATGAACCCGCACGCGGATGAACAGCAGCGGGAAAAGTTTGTCCGGCCCTCTGTTGCGGGCGAGCTGATCGTTGCCTTCACACTGACGGAACCGGGCAACGGCACCGGCGCCGACATCACCTCCAGCGTCCGGCGGGACGGGGACACCTACTACCTGACCGGACGCAAACACCTGATTACCTTCGGCGTACGCTGCGACTACTGGCTGTTGTTCGCCCGGATTGAGGGCAGCTCCGGCAGCGACGGCACGGTGGCGCTGCTGGTGGACAGGCATGCCCCCGGTGTGGTTGTTGAGAACACCTCCGAGACGCTCGGGGTGCACGGAACGGACCATGCCTCATTGACCTTCACGGACACACCTGTTCCGGTGTCGCACCGGCTGGGCGCCGAAGGGGACGGGCTGGCGGTCGCGTTGGGCGGCTTCCTGACCCCGAGCCGGATTTCGGTGGCCATGAGCTGCGTTGGCCTGGCCGGGCGGGCGCAGCAACTGGCCGTGGCGTACGCCTTGGAGCGCACCACGTTCGGCAAGCCGCTGGCTTCGCGGCAGGCCATCGCCTTTTCGCTGGCCGAGAATGAAGCCGATATTGCTGCGGCCCGCGCTCTGACTCTGCAGGCAGCGGAAGACTGGCAGAAGGGCTCGGGCGCCGCCCCGGCGCTCTCTTCCATGGCCAAGCTGACCGCAGTGGACATGCTCACCCGTGTCACCGACAAGGCGTTGCAGGTCCACGGCGGCATTGGCTACTGGAAAAGCATGCCCATTGAACGGGTGTACCGGGACGCGCGTGCCCAGCGCTTCGAAGAGGGCACCAACGAGATCCAAAAGACGGTCATAGCCCGCGATCTTTTCCGCCGGGCGTCGGCTGGTGCAGCTGAAGCTGCCGCCGCAGCGGATGTCCCGGACCCGGCAGCGGCACCGGAATCACTCGGCTGACGGTCAGGCGCCCACCGATGCCGGACAGGGTCTTCACACCCGTTTCCCTGGGCCCGCTGCGGCTGGCCCACCGGATCATGATGGGCTCCATGCACCTGAACCGGGAGGACGATCCGCAGGCGCTGGCCGCCTTCTACCGGGAACGGGCTGCCGGAGGCGCAGCGCTGATAGTCACCGGCGGGGCGGCGGTCAGCCGTACCGGGGCAGGCGGCCCTAACTACCTGCTGATAAACGAACCGGAAGCCGCTGCCGTCCTCTCCCCCACTTTGGAGGCCGTGCACGGTGCCGGCGGGAAGATCGCCCTCCAGCTCTTCCACGCAGGCCGGTACGCCTTCGAGTCCAGCTACGGACTCCGCCCTGCCGCCCCGTCGGAGGTCTACTCAGGCTTCTCCCGCGCCGTGCCGGCCGCCATGACCCAGCAGCAGATTGAGGCCGTTCTCGCCGACTTCGCTGCGGGAGCTGCCCAAGCGCAGTCGCTGGGCTTCGACGCCGTGGAAATCATGGGCTCGGAGGGTTACCTGATCAATCAGTTCGCCTCACCGCTCACCAACCTTCGCACGGACGGGTGGGGCGGTGACCCGCAGCGTCGGCAGTCGTTCCCGTTGGCGGTTCTTGCAGCGGTACGCGGCGCCGTCGGTCCCGCATATCCGGTCATTTACCGCACGTCCGGAGCTGATTTCGTGGCCGGGTCCAGCACTCTGGAGGAATCCCGTGCCCTCGCGGTTGCCCTGGCAGCGGCCGGCGCGGACGCCCTGAACATCGGGATCGGCTGGCACGAGTCACGCGTGCCCTCCGTCCAGGCGCTTGTCCCGCACGGGCACTGGATGGGTATTGCCGGCAGCATCCGTGCCGCCCTTGCCGGGGCCGGCGTGCAGGTACCGGTGATCGGCAGCAACCGGATCAACTCGCTGCATCTGGCCGAACAGGCCCTGTCCGCCGGCCAGGCCGATGTGGTCTCCATGGCCCGTCCCTTCCTCGCGGATCCGGAGATTGTGGCCAAGACCCGGCGTGGGCAGGCGGAGCTGGTGAACACCTGCATCGCTTGTAACGAGGCCTGCATAGACCGCTCGCTCGGCACGGAAGCGGTCTCCTGCCTGGTAAATCCGCGGGCCGGCCGTGAGCTCGCGTTCCCGCTGGTCCGTTCCGTTTCCGCACCCGACCTGCGCGTCGCCGTCGTAGGCGCAGGACCGGCGGGCCTGCAGGCGGCAGCCACGCTGGCGCAGGCCGGGGTGCCCGTGGACCTTTATGAGGAGAGCGACGGAATCGGCGGCCAGTTCCGTCTGGCCGGAACCGTGCCGGGAAAGGAAGATTTCCTGCAAACCATCAGGTACTTCCGCAACGAGCTTCCGCGGTTGGGCGTCCGGATCCGGCCCTGCGAATCCCCCGGGGCGGAGGCGTTATCCGGTTATGCCCACGTAATCCTTGCTACGGGTGTCCGTCCCCGGCCGGTGCCGTTGCCCCGCACCGGCCGGCTGCCCGTCCGGGACTACCGCGAGGCATTTGCCGCGCCCGCAGACCTGGGCCGCCGAGTGGTGGTCATCGGAGCCGGAGGAATAGCCGTGGACCTGGCCCGCCTGCTCACGGGGACCCCTGGAGGGCCGGCCGACGTGACCCTCCTCCGGCGCGGACACCGGATCGGAGAGGGAATCGGACCGTCCACGCGCTGGGCCGTACTGCAGGAGCTCGCCGCTGCCGGGGTGCGCACCCTTCCCGGAACAACGCCCCTGGAAGTCACTCCTGAGGGACTGCTCGTGGCCACCGCGCAAGAAACCGTGCTGCTGCCGGCGGACACCGTGCTGCTGGCAGCCGGGCAGGTGCCGCACAATCCCCTCCACTCCGCCCTGCTGCACCAACGGATTCCCTGCACCGTCATTGGCGGAGCACTGGACGCCTCCGGCCTGAACGCCGTGCGCGCCTTTGATCAGGGACTGGAAACGGGCTCACTGCTGGCCAGGGAGCTGCAGCAGCCTTCCGGGGTTAAACGCAGCAGGACCCCGCTGCCGTAGCAACGGGGTCCTGCTAAGAACCGAAGAGGTTCAGGCTAGAACATCAAATTACTTGATGATCTTGGTGACGCGGCCTGATCCAACGGTGCGGCCGCCTTCGCGGATAGCGAAGCCGAGGCCCTCTTCCATAGCGATGGGCTGGATGAGCTCAACGGTCATCTCAGTGTTATCGCCGGGCATAACCATTTCAGTGCCCTCGGGGAGGGTGATGACGCCGGTTACGTCCGTGGTACGGAAGTAGAACTGCGGGCGGTAGTTCGAGTAGAACGGGTTGTGGCGTCCGCCTTCATCCTTGGACAGGATGTAGACGTTGGCTTCGAAGTCGGTGTGCGGGGTGATGGAACCCGGCTTCACGACAACCTGGCCACGCTCTACGTCTTCGCGCTTGATGCCGCGGAGCAGCAGGCCACAGTTCTCGCCGGCCCATGCTTCGTCAAGCTGCTTGTGGAACATCTCGATACCGGTAACCGTGGTCTTCTGGACCGGACGGATGCCGACGATCTCGACCTCGGAGTTGATGGCGAGGGTACCGCGCTCGGCGCGGCCCGTGACAACGGTTCCACGACCGGTGATCGTGAAGACGTCCTCGATCGGCATCAGGAACGGCTTGTCCTTGTCGCGAACGGGGTCCGGCACGTTTTCGTCAACGGCTTCCATCAGCTCTTCGACGGAAGCAACCCACTTGGGATCGCCTTCCAGAGCCTTCAGGCCGGAAACGCGGACGACGGGAGCGTTGTCGCCGTCGAAGTCCTGGGAGCTCAGCAGTTCGCGAACTTCCATTTCCACGAGGTCGAGCAGTTCTTCGTCGTCAACCATGTCGGACTTGTTCAGTGCGACCAGCAGGTAGGGAACGCCAACCTGGCGGGCGAGCAGAACGTGCTCGCGGGTCTGGGCCATCGGACCATCGGTAGCGGCAACCACGAGGATTGCGCCGTCCATCTGAGCTGCACCAGTGATCATGTTCTTGATGTAGTCAGCGTGGCCGGGGGCGTCAACGTGTGCGTAGTGACGCTTCTCGGTCTGGTACTCGATGTGCGAGATGTTGATGGTGATACCGCGCTGGCGCTCTTCAGGTGCAGAGTCGATAGCAGCGAAATCGCGCTTTTCGTTCAGATCAGGGTACTTGTCAGCAAGCACCTTCGAAATGGCAGCGGTCAACGTGGTCTTGCCATGGTCAACGTGACCAATGGTGCCGATGTTGACGTGCGGCTTAGTCCGCTCGAACTTTGCCTTCGCCACGGGTTCCTCCTAGAGAGTTAGAAGACTCAATCTTCAGCCGCGCTTTTCGCAACTGAAACTGATGTAAGTCTACTGGGGGCTGTTTATTTGATGAAATTGCCGATTTCCGCAGCAGCCTGGCGAGGCCGCTCAGTCTGGCTATGCAGCGGGCTTCCGGCCGAAGCCCTGGCCCGCTGCACACGGTCGGTGTTCCGAGGTTCCCCGGAACACCGACCAGGGTTTTATTCGCCGCGCGTCTTCTGGATGATCTCGTCGGCTACTGCCTTCGGGACCTCTGCGTAGCTGTTGAAGGACATGGAGTACACGGCACGGCCCTGGGTCTTGGACCGCAGGTCGCCGATGTAGCCGAACATGCCGGACAGCGGGACGTGTGCCCGGATGACCTTTACGCCGGCTGCATCTTCCATGGACTGCATCTGTCCGCGACGGGAGTTGATGTCACCGATAACTTCACCCATGTATTCCTCAGGGGTGCGGACTTCAACATCCATCATCGGCTCCAGCAGAACCGGGCTGGCCATCCGTGCAGCTTCCTTGAAGGCCTGGCGTCCGGCAATCTTGAACGCCATTTCCGAGGAGTCGACGTCGTGGTAAGCGCCGTCAAGCAGCGTCGCCTTGATGCCGACAACCGGGTAACCGGCGAGCACACCGTCGGTGAGGGCGCTCTGGATACCCTGGTCAACGCTGGGGATGTATTCGCGCGGAACACGACCACCGGTGACCTTGTTCTCGAATTCGTAGAACGTGCCGTCGGAAGTATCCAGCGGCTCGATCGCGATCTGGATCTTTGCGAACTGACCCGAACCACCGGTCTGCTTCTTGTGCGTGTAGTCGTGCTTGGCGACTGCACGGCGGATGGTTTCGCGGTAAGCAACCTGGGGCTTGCCCACGTTGGCTTCGACGCGGAACTCGCGGCGCATACGGTCAACCAGAATGTCCAGGTGCAGCTCGCCCATACCGGCGATGATGGTCTGGCCTGTGTCTTCGTCGAGGGAGACCTGGAAGGTCGGATCCTCTTCGGAGAGCTTCTGGATGGCGGTGGAGAGCTTCTCCTGGTCACCCTTGGTCTTCGGCTCGATGGCCACGGAAATCACGGGCTCCGGGAAGCTCATGGATTCCAGCACGATCGGGTTCTGAAGATCGCACAGGGTGTCGCCCGTGGTCGTGTCCTTCAGGCCGATGGCGGCGTAGATGTGGCCAGTCGTGATTTCCTCGACCGGGTTTTCCTTGTTGGCGTGCATCTGGAAGAGCTTTCCGATGCGCTCCTTCTTCTGCTTGGTCGCATTCATGACCTGGGCGCCGGAAGCAGCGTGACCGGAGTACACGCGGATGTAGGTCAGACGGCCGAAGAACGGGTGCGTCACAACCTTGAACGCCAGCGCGGAGAACGGAGCGTTGGCATCGGCGGCGCGTTCGAGGATGACCTCTTCGTCGCGGATGTCGTGGCCCTTGATGTTCGGCACGTCAAGCGGGCTGGGCAGGTAGTCGACGACGGCGTCAAGCATGGGCTGAACGCCACGGTTCTTGAACGCGGAGCCGCAGAGAACCGGGTAGACCAGCGAGTTGATGGTCAGGTGGCGGATGCCGGCCTTGATTTCCTCGATGGTGAGTTCTTCACCTTCGAGGTACTTGTTCATCAGCTCGTCGCTTGCCTCGGCAACGGTCTCGATCAGCTGTGCGCGGTACTCTTCGGCCTTTTCCTGCAGTTCTGCGGGGATCGGTTCGATTTCGTACTTGGCGCCCATGGTGACATCACCCTTGGCGTCGCCGCGCCAGGTGAGGGCACGCATTTCGAGAAGGTCAACGACGCCCTCGAATTCGCTCTCGGCACCGATCGGCAGCTGCAGAACCAGCGGCTTGGCACCCAGGCGGTTGATGATGGTGTCAACGGTGAAGTAGAAATCAGCGCCGAGCTTGTCCATCTTGTTGACGAAGCAGATGCGCGGGACGTTGTACTTGTCAGCCTGGCGCCAGACAGTCTCGGACTGCGGCTCCACGCCTTCCTTGCCGTCGAACACGGCTACGGCGCCGTCGAGCACGCGCAGGGACCGCTCAACCTCGACGGTGAAGTCAACGTGACCCGGGGTGTCGATGATGTTGATCTGGTTGTTGTCCCAGTAACACGTGGTAGCTGCGGAGGTAATGGTGATACCCCGCTCCTGCTCCTGTGCCATCCAGTCCATCGTGGACGCACCGTCGTGGGTCTCGCCGATCTTGTGGTTGACACCCGTGTAGAACAGGATGCGCTCGGTAGTCGTCGTCTTGCCGGCATCGATGTGGGCCATGATGCCGATGTTGCGGACCTTGTTCAGGTCGGTAAGCACGTCAAGTGCCACGGTTTCTCCCTATATTTGGTGTTTGCCGTTTCGACTGCGTTTATCTGCTTCGGGCCCTGCACCCCGCCGTAGCGGAATGCAGGGCCTTGAAGGAGGGGCCGCCGTCGGCCGGGCTTATTACCAGCGGTAGTGGGCGAAGGCCTTGTTGGACTCGGCCATCTTGTGGGTGTCCTCGCGGCGCTTCACAGCTGCACCGAGACCGTTGGAAGCGTCCAGGATTTCGTTGCGCAGGCGCTCGGTCATGGTCTTCTCGCGGCGGGCCTTGGAGTAGCCAACCAGCCAGCGCAGTGCCAGTGCAGTTGCACGGCCCGGCTTGACCTCAACGGGGACCTGGTAGGTGGCGCCGCCAACGCGGCGGGACTTGACCTCAAGGCTGGGCTTGATGTTGTCCATGGCCTTCTTCAGGGCTGCAACCGGATCCTGTCCGGTCTTCTCCTGGGCGCCTGCAAGTGCACCGTAAACGATGCGCTCTGCGGTGGACTTCTTGCCGTCGATCAGGACCTTGTTGATCAGCTGCGTGACCAGCGGGGAACCGTAGACGGGATCCAGTACTAGCGGCCGCTTGGGGGCCGGACCCTTGCGGGGCATATTACTTCTTCTCCATCTTCGCGCCGTAGCGGCTGCGAGCCTGCTTGCGGTTCTTGACACCCTGGGTATCGAGGGCACCGCGGACGATCTTGTAGCGAACACCGGGAAGGTCCTTCACACGACCGCCGCGCACCAGCACGATGGAGTGTTCCTGAAGGTTGTGACCCACACCGGGGATGTAGGCGGTTACTTCGATGCCGCCGTTGAGGCGGACACGTGCAACCTTACGCAGAGCCGAGTTCGGCTTCTTCGGGGTGGTCGTGTAAACGCGGGTGCAGACACCACGGCGCATCGGGCTGCCCTGAAGGGCAGGAGCCTTGGTCTTGGAGACCTTGGGTGAGCGGCCCTTGCGGACCAGCTGCTGAATCGTAGGCACTTTCGTGTTCTCCGTTTTTTCTCGAGATAATTCTCTGGTTGCCCCGCCCCGCTGACGGCTGGAAGCCGGCTCAGGGCGGTGCGCTTAAAGTCGTTGCCGCAATGCCCCGAGAAGTTCCGTGTTCTCGCCGAAAGCGACCGTAGGCGTGCAAAAGTGTGGCATTCGTTGCGCAAGAAGCCCGCAACCCGGAAACAGGCCCGCCCATTCCTTTCGGAATGCATTCCCCCGAGTATCTCACCACGGAGGGCACGCGAGCGGCCTTCATCCACTGCCACACAAACAATTGGTTTTCAGTCTAGCAGACTTAACGCCTTCCGCGGTGACGTGAGGCCAGGATCACTAACTGCGGGCCGCCAGGGCATCAGTGATGGTGGCCGATGCCTGCTGCAGATGCGGCAGCACGCGGGCCGCGGCATCTTCCAGTGTAGGCCCGCCCAGCCCCATCGTTGCCTGCATGGAGGTATTCAGGGCTGCGCAGACCCTGCCCTGGGGGTCGTACACGGGGACGGCGACAGAGCGCAGGCCCTGTTCGAGTTCCTGGTCCACCACTGCCCAGCCCTGTTCCCGGACGCCGGCAACCAGTTCGCGGAGCCGGGCAGGGTCGGTGACGGTGCGGTCGGTGAGCGGTTGCAGGTCCACTGTGGTGAGGTAATCCTCGAACCGGTCTTCGGGCAGCCCGGCGAGCAGGACCCGCCCCATGGACGTTGCGTAGGCCGGGAAGCGCGTGCCCACGGCAATGCCCACGGTCATCAGCCGGCGGGTATGGATGCGGGCTATATAGACAATCTCGCTGCCGTCGAGCACGGATGCGGACGTGGACTCGGAGATCTGCCGGGACAGGTCCTCCAGTACGGGCTGGGCCAGCTGGGGCAGCGACTGGCCCGACAGATAGGAATATCCCAGCTGCAGCACCAAAGCGGTGAGCTCGAAGGTCCGTCCGTCCGTGCGGATGTAGCCCAGTTCCACCAGGGTGAGCAGGAAGCGCCGGGCCGTGGCCCGGGTCAGGCCGGTGCGCCGGGAGACCTCGCTGAGCGTCATCTGCACGTGGTCGGCGTCGAACGCGCGAATCACTAGCAGGCCCCGGGCCAGCGACTGTACATACTGGTCGCTGGCCGGCACGGTCTCGCTCATCTGTCCCCCATGATTGGTGTCCTGCTAGCTTCCGTCCGCGGCGCGGATCAGCGGGATATCCATCTTCGCCGCCAGCTCTTCGAAGGTGGTGCCAAAGGTCTCGCGTACGTGTACGCCGTCCTCCTTCAGCAAAAAGACTGCTTCATTAGTGTAGACGCGGGTCACGCAACCCACCCCGGTCAGCGGATAGCTGCACTCCTTGACCAGCTTGCTCACGCCGTCGCGCGTGAACAGGGACATCATGACGTAGACGTCCTTGGCTCCGGTGGCCAGGTCCATGGCACCGCCGACTGCAGGGATGGCATCCGGTGCCCCGGTATGCCAATTGGCGAGGTCACCGGCAGCCGAGACCTGGAAGGCGCCCAGTACGCAGACGTCCAGGTGTCCGCCCCGCATGATGGCGAAGGAGTCGGCATGGTGGAAGTAGGCTGCGCCCGGCAGCTCCGTTACCGGAATTTTTCCGGCGTTGATCAGGTCCGGATCCACCTCGTCGCCGTGTGCTTCCGGCCCCATGCCCAGCATGCCGTTCTCGGTGTGCAGGGTGACTTTCTGCTCGGGCACCAGATAGTTCGAGACCAGGGTGGGCTGCCCGATGCCCAGGTTCACGAAGGACCCGGGGGCAATGTCGGAGGCGACCAGGGCCGCGAGTTCGTTCTTGTCCAGCTTCTTGTCGGTGCTCATGCTGCGGCCGGTGCTTTCTCCCGGTCCACGCGGACCAGGCTGTTGACGTAGATCCCGGGAGTAACAACGTTTTCGGGGTCCAGTTCCCCAACGTCCACAATTTCGCGTACCTGCACGATGGCATGCCCGGCGGCGGCAGCCATGATGGGTCCGAAGTTCCGGGCCGTCTTGCGGTAGACCAGGTTGCCGGCTGTGTCAGCCCGCAGCGCCTTCACCAGGGCAAAGTCCGCGTGCAGTGGTGTTTCGAAGACGTAGCCGCGGCCATCTATGACCCGGGTTTCCTTGCCTTCGGCCAGCGGGGTTCCGTACGCGGTGGGAGTGAAGAAGCCGCCAATGCCGGCGCCGGCTGCCCGGATGCGTTCGGCCAGGTTGCCCTGGGGCACCAGTTCCAGTTCGATCTCCCCCGCACGGTACTTCGCGTCGAAGATCTGCGAGTCGGACTGCCGCGGGAAGGAGCAGATGATTTTCTTCACGCGGCCGGCACCGATCAGGGCTGCCAGGCCCTGTTCCCCGTTGCCTGCGTTGTTGTTGACCACGGTCAGGTCCGTGGCGCCCTGCCGCAGCAGCGCCTCGATCAGTTCCACGGGCTGGCCGGCGCGGCCGAATCCGCCAATCATTACGGTGGCCCCGTCATGGATGGGCGCTACGGCCTCATCTGCGTCCTGCACTATGTTGAGCACGGTTTTTCCTAACGTGTGCGGTGTCTGGGTATCAGTTGGCGTTTTCGAGGACGACGGCGAGGCCCTGCCCGACGCCGATGCAGATGGCTGCCACGCCCCAGCGCTCTCCGGAGTCCTGCAGGCGGCGGGCCAGCGTGCCCAGGATACGGGTACCGGAGGCACCCAGCGGGTGGCCGATTGCCACGGCCCCGCCCCACGCGTTGACGATGGCCGGGTCCACGTCCCAGGCGTCCAGGCAGGCCAGCGACTGGGCGGCGAAGGCTTCGTTCAGTTCCACTGCTCCAACCTCGCTCCAGCTGATGCCGGCACGCTTCAGGGCAAGGTTGGCCGCTTCCACGGGGGCATAGCCGAAGAACTGCGGCTCATTGGCGGCGGCGCCGCGTCCGGCAATCCGTGCCAGCGGAGCCATGCCCAGGATGCCGGCGGCGTTCTCGCTGCCGAGCCAGGCTGCCGAAGCGCCGTCGTTCAGCGGTGAGGCGTTGCCTGCGGTCACGGTGCCGCCGGAGGCATCGTCGGAGGCGGGCCGGAAGACGGTGCGAAGGGTGGCCAGCTTTTCCACGGTGGAGCCTGCGCGGATGCTTTCGTCACGGTCCAGCTCCACGCCGTCCACGGCAACGGTGAGATCCGCATATTTACCCTCGTCCCAGGCCTTGGCAGCCAGGGCGTGGGAGGCAGCGGCGAACTCGTCCTGGCGCTCACGGCTGATACCGTGCTTCTCGCGCAGCTGCTCGGTGGCTTCACCGAGGGAGACGGTCCATTCCTTCGGCATGGCCGGATTGACCAGGCGCCAGCCCAGGGTGGTGGAGGCCAGGGTCTGGTCCCCTGCCGGGTAGGGCTTCTCATTTTTCGGCAGTACCCAGGGGGCGCGGCTCATTGACTCGGCGCCGCCGATCAGCATCAGGTCGGCTTCGCCGGTGTTGATCTGGCGGGAGGCGATGAGTGCCGCGTCCAGGGAGGACCCGCAGAGCCGGTTCACCGTGGTGCCCGGAATCGAGGTGGGCAGACCGGCCAGCAGGGTGGCCATCCTGGCCACGTTGCGGTTTTCCTCGCCGGCTCCGTTGGCGTTGCCGAAAATCACCTCGTCGATGCGTGCCGGGTCCAGGCCGGGCGCGCGTGAGACGGACGCCTTGATGACCTGGGCGGCGAGGTCATCCGGGCGGACCCCGGCGAGGGCTCCGCCGAACTTCCCGAAGGGCGTACGGACTGCGTCGTAGATATAGGCCTGGTTCACCGGTGCTCCTTGAAACTCAAAAAGAAAAGTCGAATGGCTGGGAAGGTTCGGGGGCCGCTAGGCCGCGGAGTCAATCTCGCGGAAGACGCCCTGCGCCACCTTGAAGGCGGAGTTCGCGGCGGGAACCCCGCAGTAGATGGCAGACTGCAGGACAATTTCCTTGATCTCGTCCCGGCTCAGGCCGTTGCGCAGCGCCGCCCGCACATGCATGGCGAATTCCTCCATGTGCCCGTGCGCAATCAGCGCCGTGAGCGTCACGGCGCTCCGCATGGTGCGGGGCAGGCCGGGGCGGGTCCAGATGGTTCCCCAGGCGTACTGGGTGATCATGTCCTGGAAGTCGGTGGTGAACTCGTCCTTGCCGGCGTT from Arthrobacter zhangbolii includes the following:
- a CDS encoding IclR family transcriptional regulator domain-containing protein, whose amino-acid sequence is MSETVPASDQYVQSLARGLLVIRAFDADHVQMTLSEVSRRTGLTRATARRFLLTLVELGYIRTDGRTFELTALVLQLGYSYLSGQSLPQLAQPVLEDLSRQISESTSASVLDGSEIVYIARIHTRRLMTVGIAVGTRFPAYATSMGRVLLAGLPEDRFEDYLTTVDLQPLTDRTVTDPARLRELVAGVREQGWAVVDQELEQGLRSVAVPVYDPQGRVCAALNTSMQATMGLGGPTLEDAAARVLPHLQQASATITDALAARS
- a CDS encoding 3-oxoacid CoA-transferase subunit B — protein: MSTDKKLDKNELAALVASDIAPGSFVNLGIGQPTLVSNYLVPEQKVTLHTENGMLGMGPEAHGDEVDPDLINAGKIPVTELPGAAYFHHADSFAIMRGGHLDVCVLGAFQVSAAGDLANWHTGAPDAIPAVGGAMDLATGAKDVYVMMSLFTRDGVSKLVKECSYPLTGVGCVTRVYTNEAVFLLKEDGVHVRETFGTTFEELAAKMDIPLIRAADGS
- a CDS encoding 3-oxoacid CoA-transferase subunit A; protein product: MLNIVQDADEAVAPIHDGATVMIGGFGRAGQPVELIEALLRQGATDLTVVNNNAGNGEQGLAALIGAGRVKKIICSFPRQSDSQIFDAKYRAGEIELELVPQGNLAERIRAAGAGIGGFFTPTAYGTPLAEGKETRVIDGRGYVFETPLHADFALVKALRADTAGNLVYRKTARNFGPIMAAAAGHAIVQVREIVDVGELDPENVVTPGIYVNSLVRVDREKAPAAA
- a CDS encoding thiolase family protein, which encodes MNQAYIYDAVRTPFGKFGGALAGVRPDDLAAQVIKASVSRAPGLDPARIDEVIFGNANGAGEENRNVARMATLLAGLPTSIPGTTVNRLCGSSLDAALIASRQINTGEADLMLIGGAESMSRAPWVLPKNEKPYPAGDQTLASTTLGWRLVNPAMPKEWTVSLGEATEQLREKHGISRERQDEFAAASHALAAKAWDEGKYADLTVAVDGVELDRDESIRAGSTVEKLATLRTVFRPASDDASGGTVTAGNASPLNDGASAAWLGSENAAGILGMAPLARIAGRGAAANEPQFFGYAPVEAANLALKRAGISWSEVGAVELNEAFAAQSLACLDAWDVDPAIVNAWGGAVAIGHPLGASGTRILGTLARRLQDSGERWGVAAICIGVGQGLAVVLENAN
- the pcaC gene encoding 4-carboxymuconolactone decarboxylase → MIADGHKSRQDVYNEGMAVRREVLGSEHVDRANAGKDEFTTDFQDMITQYAWGTIWTRPGLPRTMRSAVTLTALIAHGHMEEFAMHVRAALRNGLSRDEIKEIVLQSAIYCGVPAANSAFKVAQGVFREIDSAA